A section of the Deinococcus taeanensis genome encodes:
- a CDS encoding helix-hairpin-helix domain-containing protein, translated as MADVTRKDLVNVLKTTADLLDLLGAGDDPFRAQAFRSAARSLEGLTEEVDTLSARAFAGVPKVGRAIAADLLTFMQHGAFGPLEDAASLIPAGVLSLFRVRGLGPKKIRALWDAGIDSLEGLREACRDGRVAALKGFGAKSAASFLAAVEFALSAQERQHLSTASEIAGALCTRLEGLHPRVAGDVRRGLDTVRVARVTVTAHPDEVRARLAGLVEDLAPVGTKPLFAGRMDGVPVEIAYAPAPEVRGALDLMMGGGAGYREALRADATARGFKLSGHGLTRGDVTLPTPREEDVTAALGVALRPAEYREPEHDDVWQTLPPPDALVSLRDLRGMLHTHSVWSDGAASIADMAAAAVRLGHEYLGTGDHSGAAHYANGLSTDRLRAQLKEVRELQAAGLPLVAGAEVDILDDGRLDYPDDVLAELDYVVASVHSLFTLDAARQTERLVRAAGHPLVTVLGHPTGRLLLRRPGYALDLDAVLGACEANGTVVEINANAYRLDLDWRVALRWRDRVKFAVNTDAHVPAGLGDARYGVMAARKAGLTPAQVVNTLSREAFLAFVQTLRARRGVTV; from the coding sequence ATGGCTGACGTGACCCGCAAGGACCTCGTGAACGTCCTGAAGACCACCGCGGACCTGCTGGACCTGCTGGGGGCCGGGGATGATCCGTTCCGCGCACAGGCCTTTCGCAGCGCGGCACGCAGCCTGGAGGGCCTGACTGAGGAGGTGGATACCCTGAGCGCGCGGGCGTTCGCGGGCGTGCCGAAAGTGGGCCGGGCCATCGCGGCCGACCTGCTGACCTTTATGCAGCACGGCGCGTTTGGGCCGCTGGAGGACGCGGCGAGCCTGATCCCGGCGGGCGTCCTGAGTCTGTTCCGGGTGCGGGGGCTGGGCCCGAAGAAGATCCGGGCCCTGTGGGACGCCGGCATTGATTCCCTGGAGGGCCTGCGGGAAGCGTGCCGGGACGGCCGGGTGGCGGCGCTGAAGGGCTTCGGGGCGAAAAGTGCCGCGTCGTTCCTGGCGGCGGTGGAGTTCGCGCTGAGCGCGCAGGAACGGCAGCACCTGAGCACCGCGTCCGAGATCGCCGGGGCACTGTGCACCCGCCTGGAGGGCCTGCACCCCCGCGTGGCCGGCGACGTGCGGCGCGGACTGGACACCGTGCGCGTGGCGCGCGTCACCGTGACGGCCCACCCTGACGAGGTGCGGGCGCGCCTCGCGGGACTGGTGGAGGACCTCGCGCCGGTGGGCACCAAACCGCTGTTTGCCGGGCGGATGGACGGCGTGCCCGTGGAGATCGCGTACGCGCCAGCCCCGGAGGTACGGGGTGCGCTGGACCTGATGATGGGGGGCGGCGCCGGGTACCGCGAGGCGCTGCGCGCGGACGCGACCGCCAGAGGGTTCAAGTTGAGCGGCCACGGCCTGACCCGCGGTGACGTGACGCTCCCCACGCCGCGTGAGGAGGACGTGACGGCCGCGCTGGGTGTGGCGCTGCGCCCCGCCGAGTACCGGGAGCCTGAGCACGACGACGTGTGGCAGACCCTCCCGCCCCCGGACGCGCTGGTCAGCCTGCGGGACCTGCGCGGCATGCTGCACACCCACTCCGTGTGGTCGGACGGCGCGGCCAGCATCGCGGACATGGCCGCCGCCGCAGTCCGGCTGGGGCATGAGTACCTGGGCACGGGCGACCACTCCGGCGCGGCGCACTACGCCAACGGGCTGAGCACCGACCGGCTGCGCGCCCAGCTGAAAGAAGTGCGGGAGTTGCAGGCGGCCGGACTTCCCCTGGTGGCCGGGGCAGAGGTGGACATCCTGGACGACGGTCGCCTGGACTACCCGGACGACGTTCTGGCCGAACTGGATTACGTGGTGGCGTCCGTGCACAGCCTGTTCACGCTGGACGCCGCGCGGCAGACCGAGCGGCTGGTGCGCGCCGCGGGCCACCCGCTGGTCACGGTTCTGGGGCACCCGACGGGCCGACTGCTGCTGCGCCGCCCAGGGTACGCTCTGGACCTGGACGCGGTGCTCGGCGCGTGCGAAGCCAACGGCACGGTCGTGGAGATCAACGCGAACGCCTACCGGCTGGACCTGGACTGGCGGGTCGCGTTGCGCTGGCGTGACCGGGTGAAGTTCGCGGTGAATACCGACGCGCACGTGCCTGCCGGGCTGGGTGACGCCCGGTACGGTGTGATGGCCGCCCGCAAGGCCGGCCTGACACCCGCGCAGGTGGTGAACACCCTCTCCCGCGAGGCGTTCCTGGCGTTCGTGCAGACCCTGCGCGCCCGGCGCGGCGTCACGGTCTGA
- a CDS encoding tetratricopeptide repeat protein, with translation MNRRKTTVALLGFMTTLSLAAAQTTAPATPAPTPAPAATPAAAPAARPIPAANYVAVGVYYYEQGQFDQAYVAYRAAAELEPSNPAALLGLGRSQVKLRLYAAGIETLKRLISVDSRNFDGYISLSQAYVQQYIGAGDRASVSSNLNEALRVLTDAEAIAQVQTQGRDVQLSRVWNERGYVYKLQGDGTRAINAFKQAITLNSENAILLYNLGDMYYATGNIPMALDSLQQAVILDPRDAYNRAYYAKLLALSGNVSAAKPEAAQAARLAPKNAYAVGQYGVVSYLAKDNVTARAQLSQAVTLDPLRYPEFYFYLGRLALDSGDLKTAREQLTRAAALGSTTPEYVYYLGLSYERGAGAIAPDRLKARENYERALKLNPAYKAAQDALARVR, from the coding sequence GTGAATCGACGCAAGACGACAGTGGCCCTGCTGGGCTTCATGACCACCCTCAGCCTGGCCGCTGCACAGACCACAGCGCCCGCTACACCTGCCCCCACGCCCGCTCCGGCGGCCACCCCCGCCGCGGCACCGGCTGCCCGGCCTATTCCGGCCGCGAACTACGTCGCAGTGGGCGTGTACTACTACGAACAGGGGCAGTTCGATCAGGCGTACGTGGCGTACCGCGCCGCAGCTGAACTTGAACCCAGTAACCCGGCTGCGCTGCTCGGCCTGGGCCGTTCCCAGGTCAAGCTGCGCCTGTACGCTGCGGGAATCGAGACGCTCAAGCGCCTGATCAGTGTGGACAGCCGGAACTTCGACGGCTACATCTCCCTGTCACAGGCGTACGTGCAGCAGTACATCGGCGCCGGTGACCGCGCCAGCGTCAGCAGCAACCTGAACGAGGCCCTGCGCGTCCTGACCGACGCCGAGGCCATCGCGCAGGTGCAGACGCAGGGCCGGGACGTGCAGCTCAGCCGGGTCTGGAACGAACGCGGCTACGTGTACAAACTCCAGGGCGACGGAACCCGGGCCATCAACGCCTTCAAGCAGGCCATCACCCTGAACAGCGAGAACGCCATCCTGCTGTACAACCTCGGAGACATGTACTACGCCACCGGGAATATCCCCATGGCCCTCGACAGCCTTCAGCAGGCCGTGATTCTCGATCCGCGTGACGCGTACAACCGCGCCTACTACGCCAAGCTGCTGGCCCTCAGTGGCAACGTGAGCGCCGCGAAACCTGAAGCGGCGCAGGCGGCGCGCCTCGCCCCGAAGAACGCCTACGCAGTCGGGCAGTACGGCGTGGTGAGCTACCTCGCCAAGGACAACGTCACGGCCCGCGCACAACTCAGCCAGGCCGTAACCCTCGATCCGCTGCGTTACCCGGAGTTCTACTTCTACCTGGGCCGCCTCGCGCTGGACAGCGGGGACCTGAAAACCGCCCGGGAGCAGCTCACGCGCGCTGCCGCGCTGGGCAGCACCACGCCCGAGTACGTGTACTACCTGGGGCTCAGCTATGAACGAGGCGCCGGGGCCATCGCCCCTGATCGCCTGAAAGCGCGCGAGAACTACGAACGGGCGCTGAAACTCAACCCTGCGTACAAGGCCGCTCAGGACGCCCTGGCCCGCGTCCGCTGA
- the coaE gene encoding dephospho-CoA kinase (Dephospho-CoA kinase (CoaE) performs the final step in coenzyme A biosynthesis.) — protein MSPSRRIGLTGSIGAGKSTVAALLRARGYPVLDADQQARLATQEPGTLAALDALFPGVVVVGVLDRAALAARVFGDPQALAALNAVVHPRVRARMAALEEQAVRAGAAVTVHDVPLLFEGGLDAKMHGVLVVDAPLAVRVARVMARSGLTEAEVLARDARQLSPAEKRARATAVIENSGDLNELEVQVTAALAQLGLK, from the coding sequence GTGAGCCCCTCCAGACGCATCGGCCTGACCGGTAGTATCGGCGCGGGCAAAAGCACCGTCGCGGCCCTGCTGCGCGCCCGCGGGTACCCTGTGCTGGATGCGGACCAACAGGCGCGGCTGGCTACGCAGGAGCCCGGCACCCTTGCGGCGCTGGACGCCCTGTTCCCGGGCGTCGTGGTTGTCGGCGTGCTCGACCGGGCGGCCCTGGCGGCGCGGGTGTTCGGCGATCCGCAGGCGCTGGCCGCGCTGAACGCCGTGGTGCACCCACGCGTGCGTGCCCGCATGGCCGCGCTGGAGGAGCAGGCCGTGCGGGCCGGCGCCGCGGTGACGGTGCATGACGTTCCCCTGCTGTTCGAGGGCGGGCTGGACGCCAAGATGCACGGCGTGCTGGTCGTGGACGCTCCGCTGGCTGTGCGCGTGGCGCGCGTGATGGCCCGCAGCGGCCTGACGGAAGCTGAGGTGCTGGCCCGGGACGCCCGGCAGCTCTCCCCTGCCGAGAAACGCGCCCGGGCCACGGCCGTCATTGAGAACAGCGGCGACCTGAACGAGCTGGAAGTGCAGGTGACTGCCGCGCTGGCCCAGCTGGGACTGAAGTAA
- the hisJ gene encoding histidinol-phosphatase HisJ has translation MTSPLFDSHMHTPLCGHATGSPREYAQAAVDAGLSGICFTDHIPMPAWYDAPWRMRHDQLGQYVQDVQEAQQAFAGRLEIRLGLEADYHPGTERFVEDVLSAHPWDYVIGSVHYLGAWGFDNPEFVAEYDARDLRELYTQYYALAEGAAKTGLFDSIGHLDLPKKFGHRDPDGYAALHALDVIAERGLSLDFNTAGWRKPVAEAYPAADLTRAAAERGIPFVLGSDAHRPEEVGFHFTEAIKQIHDVGGRIVTFQGRVRHG, from the coding sequence ATGACATCGCCGCTGTTCGATTCGCACATGCACACCCCCCTGTGCGGGCACGCGACCGGTTCTCCCCGGGAGTACGCCCAGGCCGCGGTGGACGCCGGACTGTCGGGCATCTGCTTCACGGATCACATCCCCATGCCCGCGTGGTACGACGCTCCCTGGCGCATGCGCCACGACCAGCTCGGGCAGTACGTGCAGGACGTGCAGGAGGCTCAGCAGGCGTTCGCGGGCCGTCTGGAGATTCGCCTGGGTCTGGAAGCGGACTACCACCCCGGCACGGAACGGTTCGTGGAGGACGTGCTCAGCGCGCACCCATGGGATTATGTGATTGGCAGCGTGCACTACCTGGGCGCGTGGGGCTTCGACAACCCGGAGTTCGTGGCGGAGTACGACGCGCGCGACCTGCGGGAGCTGTACACCCAGTATTACGCCCTCGCTGAAGGCGCCGCGAAAACCGGGCTGTTTGACAGCATCGGCCATCTGGACCTGCCCAAGAAGTTCGGGCACCGCGACCCGGACGGATACGCAGCGCTGCACGCGCTGGACGTCATTGCCGAACGGGGCCTGAGTCTGGATTTCAATACGGCCGGATGGCGCAAACCGGTGGCGGAGGCGTACCCGGCGGCTGACCTCACGCGGGCGGCGGCGGAGCGCGGCATTCCGTTCGTGCTGGGCAGTGACGCGCACCGCCCTGAGGAAGTGGGGTTCCACTTTACGGAGGCGATCAAGCAGATTCATGACGTGGGTGGCCGCATCGTGACCTTCCAGGGGCGGGTGCGGCATGGCTGA
- a CDS encoding EamA family transporter, with product MNTRALLLALLITGIWGVNFIVIKWSVAGAPPLLVAALRFLVAALPAVFFVPRPRVPARLLWGYGLAVGVVQFGLLYLAIQLGMSAGLGSLLMQMQAFFTALLAARVLGERIQPWQVLGITLAFSGMGVIGALSGGDLTLLSLALTLLAALGWAVSNLLVRASGGANMFSLVVWSALIPPVPLALLAGLTTGWDAVTRTITHSGAGFWAAVLFMGLGNTVLGFGVWAALIQRHGAARVAPLSLLVPVFGLLASALAYHEAFPPGKVLGAALVFAGLVLHVFGGRWWRRA from the coding sequence CTGAACACCCGCGCCCTGCTGCTCGCGCTGCTCATCACGGGCATCTGGGGCGTGAACTTCATCGTGATCAAGTGGAGTGTGGCCGGCGCTCCGCCCCTGCTGGTCGCCGCGCTGCGCTTCCTGGTGGCGGCGCTCCCCGCGGTGTTCTTCGTGCCGCGGCCGCGCGTCCCTGCGCGCCTGCTGTGGGGCTACGGCCTGGCGGTGGGCGTCGTGCAGTTCGGGCTGCTGTACCTGGCCATTCAGCTGGGCATGAGCGCCGGACTGGGCTCGCTGCTGATGCAGATGCAGGCGTTCTTCACGGCGCTGCTGGCCGCGCGTGTGCTGGGCGAGCGTATTCAGCCGTGGCAGGTGCTGGGCATCACCCTGGCGTTCAGCGGCATGGGCGTCATCGGGGCGCTGTCCGGCGGGGACCTGACCCTGCTCAGCCTGGCGCTGACCCTGCTGGCTGCGCTGGGCTGGGCGGTCAGCAACCTGCTGGTCCGGGCGTCGGGCGGCGCGAACATGTTCTCCCTGGTCGTCTGGAGCGCCCTGATTCCGCCGGTACCCCTGGCCCTGCTCGCCGGACTCACGACCGGCTGGGACGCCGTGACCCGCACCATCACCCACAGCGGCGCCGGGTTCTGGGCCGCGGTGCTGTTCATGGGCCTGGGCAACACCGTCCTGGGGTTCGGGGTGTGGGCCGCGCTGATCCAGCGGCACGGCGCCGCCCGCGTCGCGCCCCTCTCCCTGCTCGTACCGGTGTTCGGCCTGCTTGCCAGCGCCCTGGCGTACCACGAGGCCTTCCCGCCCGGGAAGGTGCTGGGCGCGGCGCTGGTCTTCGCTGGCCTCGTGCTGCACGTGTTCGGCGGGCGGTGGTGGCGGCGCGCGTAG
- a CDS encoding CTP synthase translates to MKYIFVTGGVVSSLGKGVASASLGALLRARGYKVTAVKIDPYINIDAGTMRPYEHGEVFVTASGAETDLDIGNYERFLDLDIPQGSNITTGQVYQEVIRKERAGDYLSQTVQVIPHVTDEIKRRIRAAGETAGAEIVLIEVGGTVGDIESLPFLEAIRQFKFDEGDENVLYLHLTLVPYLGTSNEFKTKPTQHSVAELRSVGISPDIVMVRSKEKLPPEITRKIAAFTSVRENRVFSSFDVSHVYEVPLALEEQGLGKVVEDLLGLERIHPNLGVWQNAVRTIKQPAREVTIAIAGKYTAMPDAYLSLMESLTHAGIANDARVNIQWVNAEDLADPSVTNEDVQAQLAAADGILVPGGFGIRGIEGKIRAAQYARESGTPYLGICLGMQIAVIEYARHKAGLTGANSAEFDEYAPHKVIDLMPEQLEVAGMGGTMRLGDWPMDLREGTTIAELYGVPQGGTVRERHRHRFEVNPAYTRQLQDAGLVISGVTPGVAGRGAGLVETIEIPEHPYFVALQAHPEFKSRPMRPSPPFAGFIKAALNAQQHSTLDS, encoded by the coding sequence ATGAAATACATTTTCGTTACAGGCGGCGTGGTCAGCAGCCTCGGGAAAGGCGTGGCCAGCGCCTCCCTCGGCGCGCTGCTGCGCGCCCGGGGTTACAAAGTCACGGCCGTCAAGATCGACCCGTACATCAACATCGACGCCGGCACCATGCGGCCCTACGAGCACGGCGAGGTGTTCGTCACCGCCTCCGGCGCCGAAACGGACCTGGACATCGGCAACTACGAACGCTTCCTGGACCTTGATATTCCCCAGGGCAGCAACATCACCACCGGGCAGGTGTATCAGGAAGTGATCCGCAAGGAACGCGCCGGGGACTACCTCTCGCAGACAGTGCAGGTTATTCCCCACGTCACGGACGAAATCAAACGCCGCATCCGCGCGGCCGGCGAAACGGCAGGCGCCGAGATCGTCCTGATTGAGGTGGGCGGCACCGTGGGCGATATCGAGTCCCTGCCGTTCCTGGAAGCCATCCGGCAGTTCAAGTTCGACGAGGGCGACGAGAACGTCCTGTACCTGCACCTGACGCTCGTGCCGTACCTGGGGACCAGCAACGAGTTCAAGACCAAACCCACCCAGCATTCCGTCGCGGAACTCCGTAGTGTCGGCATCAGCCCCGACATTGTCATGGTGCGCAGCAAGGAAAAGCTTCCGCCCGAAATTACCCGCAAGATCGCGGCGTTCACCAGCGTGCGCGAGAACCGCGTGTTCTCCTCCTTTGACGTCTCTCACGTGTACGAGGTGCCCCTCGCCCTGGAAGAACAGGGACTCGGGAAGGTGGTCGAGGACCTGTTGGGTCTGGAACGCATCCACCCGAACCTGGGCGTGTGGCAGAACGCCGTGCGCACCATCAAGCAGCCTGCCCGCGAGGTCACCATTGCCATCGCCGGGAAGTACACCGCCATGCCCGACGCGTACCTGAGCCTCATGGAGTCCCTCACGCACGCCGGCATTGCCAACGACGCCCGCGTGAACATCCAGTGGGTGAACGCTGAGGACCTCGCCGACCCCAGCGTCACCAACGAGGACGTTCAGGCCCAGCTGGCTGCCGCGGACGGCATTCTCGTCCCAGGCGGCTTCGGCATCCGCGGCATTGAAGGCAAGATCCGCGCCGCGCAGTACGCCCGCGAAAGCGGCACCCCCTACCTGGGAATCTGCCTGGGCATGCAGATCGCCGTGATCGAGTACGCCCGCCACAAGGCCGGCCTGACCGGCGCGAACAGCGCCGAGTTCGACGAGTACGCCCCGCACAAGGTCATCGATCTGATGCCCGAGCAGCTTGAGGTTGCCGGCATGGGGGGCACCATGCGCCTGGGCGACTGGCCCATGGATCTGCGCGAAGGCACCACCATCGCCGAACTGTACGGCGTCCCCCAGGGCGGCACCGTCCGGGAACGCCACCGCCACCGCTTCGAGGTGAACCCCGCCTACACCCGGCAGCTTCAGGACGCCGGGCTGGTGATCAGCGGCGTCACCCCCGGCGTGGCCGGCCGCGGCGCCGGCCTTGTGGAAACCATCGAGATTCCCGAGCACCCCTACTTTGTGGCCCTCCAGGCGCACCCGGAGTTCAAGAGCCGCCCGATGCGCCCCAGCCCGCCCTTCGCGGGGTTCATCAAGGCTGCACTGAACGCCCAGCAGCACAGCACCCTGGATTCCTGA
- the recD2 gene encoding SF1B family DNA helicase RecD2 — MSAAAPTEAFRVTGGVNKVRFRAESGFTVMSARLRNAEGEDPDATVIGVMPPLEAGDTFSADVLMEEHREYGYQYRVLNLVLEAQPADLTEAGVAAYLEARVGGVGKVLAGRIARTFGPATFEVLEQDPDRLLQVPGVTASTLHKMVQSWSQQGLERRLLAGLQGLGLSISQAQRAVKHFGETALERLQADLFALTEVEGIGFVTADKLWQAQGGALDDPRRLTAAAVYALQQAAQQGGHSYLPRARAEKGVTHYTRVTAAQARLAVDTAVELGRLADDTPPLLDTEDALHDPSRIYLPPVLRAEKKLAGLIRTLIATPPAGTEWTVPKGAAKGLSAEQGGVLDLLTDHRLVVLTGGPGTGKSTTTRAVADLAEKLGLEVGLCAPTGKAARRLGELTGRTASTIHRLLGYGPAGFRHNHLEPAPYDLLIVDEVSMCGDGLMLSLLSAVAPGARVLLVGDTDQLPPVDAGLPLHALTQTAPTVRLTQVYRQAAENPIIRAAHDLLHGRAPMWGDPRLNLTETDPDVGARRVALLVRDLGGPTQVQVLTPMRKGPLGVETLNHHLQSLFNPGEGGVRIGDSHARPGDVVVQTKNDYTNEVFNGTVGTVLKADGSRLTVDFDGNVVELAGAELFNLQLGYALTVHRAQGSEWGTVLGVLHEAHMPMLSRNLVYTALTRARERFYAVGSTTAWQRAAGRQREERCTALLERIRGR, encoded by the coding sequence ATGTCTGCTGCCGCTCCCACCGAGGCGTTCCGCGTGACCGGCGGCGTGAACAAAGTCCGGTTCCGCGCCGAATCCGGTTTCACCGTCATGTCCGCCCGCCTCCGCAACGCTGAGGGTGAGGACCCGGACGCCACCGTGATCGGCGTGATGCCACCCCTGGAAGCCGGCGACACCTTCAGCGCCGACGTCCTGATGGAAGAACACCGCGAGTACGGCTACCAGTACCGTGTGCTGAACCTCGTGCTCGAAGCGCAGCCTGCCGACCTGACCGAAGCGGGCGTGGCCGCGTACCTCGAAGCGCGCGTGGGCGGCGTGGGCAAGGTCCTCGCCGGCCGTATTGCCCGGACATTCGGGCCCGCCACCTTCGAGGTGCTCGAACAGGACCCGGACCGGCTGCTTCAGGTGCCGGGCGTCACAGCGTCCACGCTGCACAAGATGGTGCAGAGCTGGTCACAGCAGGGTCTGGAACGCCGGTTGCTCGCGGGCCTGCAGGGCCTGGGTCTGAGCATCAGTCAGGCGCAGCGGGCCGTAAAACACTTCGGAGAAACCGCCCTGGAGCGCCTGCAGGCCGACCTGTTCGCCCTCACCGAGGTCGAAGGGATTGGCTTCGTGACCGCCGACAAACTCTGGCAGGCCCAGGGCGGCGCCCTGGACGACCCGCGCCGCCTGACCGCCGCCGCCGTGTACGCCCTCCAGCAGGCGGCGCAGCAGGGCGGGCACTCCTACCTGCCGCGCGCCCGCGCTGAGAAAGGCGTCACGCACTACACCCGCGTCACCGCCGCGCAGGCCCGGCTGGCCGTGGACACCGCCGTGGAACTCGGCCGGCTGGCCGACGACACCCCGCCCCTCCTGGACACCGAAGATGCCCTGCACGACCCCAGTCGCATCTACCTGCCGCCCGTGCTGCGCGCCGAGAAGAAACTCGCCGGCCTGATCCGCACCCTGATTGCCACGCCCCCCGCCGGCACCGAATGGACCGTCCCCAAAGGCGCCGCCAAGGGCCTGTCCGCCGAGCAGGGCGGCGTTCTGGACCTTCTGACCGACCACCGCCTGGTGGTCCTGACCGGCGGCCCCGGCACCGGCAAGAGCACCACCACCCGCGCGGTCGCGGACCTCGCGGAGAAACTCGGTCTGGAAGTCGGCCTGTGCGCCCCCACCGGCAAGGCCGCCCGCCGCCTGGGCGAGCTGACCGGCCGCACCGCCAGCACCATCCACCGCCTGCTGGGCTACGGTCCGGCCGGCTTCCGCCACAATCATCTCGAACCCGCTCCGTACGACCTGCTGATTGTTGATGAGGTCAGCATGTGCGGCGACGGCCTGATGCTCTCGCTGCTGTCGGCCGTGGCCCCGGGCGCGCGCGTGCTGCTCGTCGGGGACACCGATCAGCTGCCTCCCGTGGACGCCGGACTTCCCCTGCACGCCCTGACGCAGACGGCCCCCACCGTGCGCCTCACGCAGGTGTACCGCCAGGCGGCCGAGAACCCCATCATCCGCGCCGCGCATGACCTGCTGCATGGGCGGGCGCCCATGTGGGGCGATCCGCGCCTGAACCTGACCGAAACCGACCCGGATGTCGGCGCCCGCCGCGTGGCCCTGCTCGTCCGGGACCTGGGCGGCCCCACGCAGGTGCAGGTTCTGACCCCGATGCGCAAGGGCCCCCTGGGGGTAGAAACCCTGAACCACCACCTGCAGTCCCTGTTCAACCCTGGCGAGGGTGGCGTGCGGATCGGGGACAGTCACGCCCGGCCGGGAGACGTGGTCGTGCAGACCAAGAACGACTACACCAACGAGGTGTTCAACGGCACGGTGGGCACGGTCCTGAAGGCCGACGGCAGCCGCCTCACCGTGGATTTCGACGGCAACGTCGTCGAACTGGCCGGCGCAGAACTGTTCAACCTGCAGCTTGGGTACGCGTTGACCGTGCACCGCGCGCAGGGCAGCGAGTGGGGCACGGTGCTGGGCGTCCTGCACGAAGCGCACATGCCCATGCTGTCCCGCAACCTGGTGTACACCGCCCTGACCCGCGCCCGCGAGCGCTTCTACGCGGTGGGGTCCACCACCGCGTGGCAGCGCGCTGCCGGGCGGCAGCGCGAGGAGCGCTGCACCGCCCTGCTGGAACGCATTCGCGGCCGCTAG
- a CDS encoding MBL fold metallo-hydrolase has translation MLQARVLGRPAEDNALWVTADRGQGQTRLLLDCGAGTLDSVPFTEVQATDHLLFSHLHMDHVGGFDDFFRVTFDRPGLNQVWGPPGTARILGHRFQGFWWNHAPDLRGSWTVHDVTEHEIRSFRFEAHEAFAVAHDAGIRPHDGVILSTPDVTVQAVPLEHHGRTLGFVLREPDRVTVNPAALAALGVRAGPWLAALKGGAAGPLDVNGTLHDAATLRSTLLRQEAGDSLAYFTDFVLTPGEHTRLAVALRGVQTLYAEAQYAPEDTALAERHQHTTVTQVAALAHAAAVKHLTLLHLSRRYRPDRWPELLGAARETFPAATFPDGWLPR, from the coding sequence ATGTTACAGGCACGCGTGCTGGGCCGGCCGGCAGAGGACAACGCCCTGTGGGTCACGGCCGACCGCGGGCAGGGACAGACGAGGCTGCTGCTGGACTGCGGCGCCGGGACGCTGGACAGCGTGCCGTTCACGGAGGTGCAGGCCACCGACCACCTGCTGTTCTCGCACCTGCACATGGACCACGTGGGCGGCTTCGACGACTTCTTCCGCGTCACCTTCGACCGCCCGGGCCTGAATCAGGTGTGGGGCCCCCCGGGCACGGCCCGCATTCTGGGGCACCGCTTTCAGGGCTTCTGGTGGAATCATGCGCCGGACCTGCGCGGCTCGTGGACCGTGCATGACGTTACCGAGCACGAGATCCGGTCCTTCCGCTTCGAGGCCCATGAGGCGTTCGCCGTTGCGCACGACGCCGGCATCCGCCCGCACGACGGCGTGATTCTGAGCACGCCGGACGTGACCGTGCAGGCTGTACCACTCGAACACCACGGACGCACGCTGGGGTTCGTACTGCGCGAACCGGACCGCGTCACGGTCAACCCCGCGGCCCTCGCCGCCCTGGGGGTCCGGGCCGGACCATGGCTCGCCGCGCTCAAGGGCGGCGCGGCCGGGCCGCTCGACGTGAACGGCACCCTGCACGACGCCGCCACACTCCGCAGCACCCTGCTGAGACAGGAAGCCGGGGACAGCCTCGCGTACTTCACGGATTTTGTGCTCACCCCGGGCGAACATACCCGGCTCGCCGTCGCCCTGCGCGGCGTGCAGACCCTGTACGCCGAGGCGCAGTACGCGCCGGAGGACACGGCGCTGGCCGAGCGTCACCAGCACACCACGGTCACGCAGGTGGCCGCCCTGGCGCACGCCGCGGCCGTCAAGCACCTGACCCTGCTGCATCTGTCGCGCCGCTACCGCCCGGACCGCTGGCCGGAACTGCTGGGCGCGGCCCGCGAAACATTCCCTGCGGCGACCTTCCCGGACGGCTGGCTGCCCCGCTGA